A region of Lepus europaeus isolate LE1 chromosome 2, mLepTim1.pri, whole genome shotgun sequence DNA encodes the following proteins:
- the LOC133774445 gene encoding H(+)/Cl(-) exchange transporter 4, translating into MSGPANLMDFLDEPFPDVGTYEDFHTIDWLREKSRDTDRHRKITSRSRESVWEFVKSLLDAWSGWAVMLLIGLLAGTLAGVIDLAVDWMTDLKEGVCLSAFWYSHEQCCWTSNETTFEDRDRCPQWQTWSELLVSRSEGASAYVLNYLMYILWALLFAFLAVSLVRVFAPYACGSGIPEIKTILSGFIIRGYLGKWTLLIKTVTLVLVVSSGLSLGKEGPLVHVACCCGNLFSGLFSKYSRNEGKRREVLSAAAAAGVSVAFGAPIGGVLFSLEEVSYYFPLKTLWRSFFAALVAAFTLRSINPFGNSRLVLFYVEYHTPWYMAELLPFILLGVFGGLWGALFIRGNIAWCRRRKTTRLGRYPVLEVLAVTAVTAVAAYPNPYTRRSTSELISELFNDCGALASSQLCDYVSDPNMTRPLDDIPDRPAGRGVYTAMWQLALALVFKVVITVFTFGMKIPSGLFIPSMAVGAMAGRMVGVGVEQLAYHHHDWIVFRNWCRPGADCVTPGLYAMVGAAACLGGVTRMTVSLVVIMFELTGGLEYIVPLMAAAVTSKWVADAFGKEGIYEAHIHLNGYPFLDVKDEFTHRTLATDVMRPRRGEPPLSVLTQDGMTVEDVEALIKDTDYNGFPVVVSRDSERLIGFAQRRELILAIKNARQRQDGVVSGSVTYFTEEPPELPANSPQPLKLRRIVNLSPFTVTDHTPMETVVDIFRKLGLRQCLVTRSGRLLGIITKKDVLRHMAQMANQDPESIMFN; encoded by the coding sequence ATGAGCGGCCCGGCAAACCTGATGGACTTCTTGGACGAGCCGTTCCCCGACGTGGGCACCTACGAGGACTTCCACACCATCGACTGGCTGCGGGAGAAGTCGCGGGACACCGACCGGCACCGGAAGATCACCAGCAGGAGCAGGGAGTCCGTGTGGGAGTTCGTCAAGAGCTTGCTGGACGCCTGGTCGGGGTGGGCGGTGATGCTGCTCATCGGGCTGCTGGCAGGCACCCTGGCCGGCGTCATCGACCTGGCCGTGGACTGGATGACCGACCTGAAGGAGGGCGTGTGCCTGTCGGCCTTCTGGTACAGCCACGAGCAGTGCTGCTGGACGTCCAACGAGACCACGTTCGAGGACCGGGACCGGTGCCCGCAGTGGCAGACGTGGTCGGAGCTGCTGGTGAGCCGGTCGGAGGGGGCCAGCGCCTACGTCCTCAACTACCTGATGTACATCCTGTGGGCGCTGCTCTTTGCCTTCCTGGCCGTGTCCCTGGTGCGCGTCTTCGCGCCCtacgcctgcggctccggcatcccgGAGATCAAGACCATCCTGAGCGGCTTCATCATCCGGGGCTACCTGGGCAAGTGGACGCTGCTCATCAAGACGGTGACCCTGGTGCTGGTGGTGTCGTCCGGGCTCAGCCTGGGCAAGGAGGGGCCGCTGGTGCACGTGGCCTGCTGCTGCGGGAACCTCTTCAGCGGCCTCTTCTCCAAGTACAGCCGCAACGAGGGCAAGCGGCGGGAGGTGCtgtcggccgccgccgccgcgggcgtCTCCGTGGCCTTCGGGGCCCCGATCGGGGGTGTGCTGTTCAGCCTGGAGGAGGTCAGCTACTACTTCCCGCTGAAGACGCTGTGGAGGTCCTTCTTCGCGGCCCTGGTGGCGGCCTTCACGCTGCGGTCCATCAACCCCTTCGGCAACAGCCGGCTGGTGCTGTTCTACGTGGAGTACCACACGCCCTGGTACATGGCCGAGCTGCTCCCGTTCATCCTGCTGGGCGTCTTCGGGGGCCTGTGGGGCGCGCTCTTCATCCGCGGCAACATCGCCTGGTGCCGGCGGCGCAAGACCACCCGGCTGGGCCGGTACCCGGTGCTGGAGGTGCTGGCGGTCACGGCCGTGACGGCCGTCGCCGCCTACCCGAACCCCTACACGCGGCGCAGCACCAGCGAGCTCATCTCCGAGCTGTTCAACGACTGCGGCGCCCTGGCGTCCTCCCAGCTCTGCGACTACGTCAGCGACCCCAACATGACCCGGCCGCTGGACGACATCCCCGACCGGCCGGCCGGGCGCGGCGTCTACACCGCCATGTGGCAGCTGGCCCTGGCGCTGGTCTTCAAGGTCGTCATCACCGTCTTCACCTTCGGCATGAAGATCCCCTCGGGCCTCTTCATCCCCAGCATGGCCGTGGGCGCCATGGCGGGCAGGATGGTGGGCGTGGGCGTGGAGCAGCTGGCCTACCATCACCACGACTGGATCGTCTTCAGGAACTGGTGCCGGCCCGGCGCCGACTGCGTCACGCCGGGACTCTACGCCATGGTGGGCGCCGCGGCGTGCCTGGGCGGGGTGACCAGGATGACCGTGTCCCTGGTGGTCATCATGTTCGAGCTGACCGGCGGCCTGGAGTACATCGTGCCCCTGATGGCGGCGGCCGTGACCAGCAAGTGGGTGGCCGACGCCTTCGGGAAGGAGGGCATCTACGAGGCGCACATCCACCTGAACGGGTACCCGTTCCTGGACGTCAAGGACGAGTTCACCCACCGCACGCTGGCCACGGACGTCATGCGGCCCCGGCGCGGGGAGCCGCCGCTGTCGGTGCTCACCCAGGACGGCATGACGGTGGAGGACGTGGAGGCGCTCATCAAGGACACCGACTACAACGGCTTCCCGGTGGTGGTGTCCCGGGACTCCGAGCGCCTCATCGGCTTCGCCCAGAGGAGGGAGCTCATCCTGGCCATCAAGAATGCCCGGCAGCGGCAGGACGGCGTGGTGAGCGGCTCCGTCACCTACTTCACGGAGGAGCCCCCGGAGCTGCCGGCCAACAGCCCGCAGCCCCTGAAGCTGCGGCGCATCGTGAACCTCAGCCCCTTCACCGTCACGGACCACACGCCCATGGAGACCGTGGTGGACATCTTCCGCAAGCTGGGGCTGCGGCAGTGCCTGGTGACGCGCAGCGGGAGGCTCCTTGGCATCATCACCAAGAAGGACGTCCTGAGACACATGGCCCAGATGGCCAACCAGGACCCCGAATCCATCATGTTTAACTAG